A region from the Sphaerodactylus townsendi isolate TG3544 linkage group LG01, MPM_Stown_v2.3, whole genome shotgun sequence genome encodes:
- the FAM89A gene encoding protein FAM89A: protein MSGPGLPVSGGASGLPPLPKSLSGLLNSSSSGGPGGRWRDLERLYAQKSRIQDELSRNGGGRGSPRPPKPPNLDAALALLRKEMVGLRQLDMSLLCQLYSLYESIQEYKGACQAVSNADCVYALENGFFDEEEEYF from the exons ATGAGCGGGCCGGGGCTGCCCGTGAGCGGCGGGGCGTCGGGTCTGCCTCCGCTGCCCAAGAGCCTGAGCGGGCTGCTGAATTCCTCCTCCAGTGGGGGCCCGGGCGGGCGCTGGCGGGACCTGGAGCGGCTCTACGCGCAGAAGTCCCGCATCCAGGATGAGCTGAGCCGGAACGGAGGGGGTCGGGGCTCCCCGCGGCCGCCCAAACCGCCGAATCTGGACGCGGCTCTGGCCCTCCTCCGAAAAGAGATG GTTGGCCTCCGGCAGCTAGATATGTCACTACTGTGTCAACTCTACTCCCTTTATGAATCAATACAAGAATATAAAGGTGCTTGCCAAGCTGTATCAAATGCAGACTGTGTGTATGCTCTGGAAAATGGTTTTTTTGACGAAGAGGAAGAATATTTCTAA